The Arachis ipaensis cultivar K30076 chromosome B10, Araip1.1, whole genome shotgun sequence DNA window CAGATCGCAGAGCAATTAACTTGTACCCTCAATCGTGAAGCGTTTTGGATCACTGTTTTCTATACCGCAAAATGGTCTCAGAAACGTTCTAAAGTGTAAACATCACACTTAAATTTTTATCAAAATGGTACTGAATTTGAATCTGACTCGAGTTTTTCAGAGGCAGATTGGTATGTGTTTTTGAAGAACAAGTAAAGGGACGGAAGCTAGATCATTAGATTGTCTTAATCTCTCTCATTCGATATAATTAATACTTTCCCCTTTCGAACAGCAATCAAATTAATGACGCCAATCTTAGCAATATTTCAGTTTTCACTTCCAGAATTTACATACTTCACCAGCCATTGAAACATAATCAATTGACAAAATTAAAGGCACAAATGGATTCAACAAACCATAATCAAACTACCAATTTTGCAATCAAAGAATCAAAAACCACAGAGGAGCAAGAAAAACTGCAAAACCTAACATTAGATACATCATGCAAATATGCAATACACACAGAGAAAGggcttttattgttattattatagcGGAGATTTTTCATGTCAAAGCGCACTCAACAACACAAACATTATAAACGGCATAATTAGGGTTTCAAACACAACAACAACGACAACAAAATAGCGATGAAATTAGTTAAGAACACGGCCAACGACGGGATACTTAGCCTGAAACTTGTTCTCCCAATCGGTGAGGACGCCGATCTCCTTCTCGGAGAGGCCGTCGAGGGAAGGGGAGACGTCTTCGTCGTTCTTGCTCATCTTGGCGAGTGCCCTGCTGGCATCTTTTCCGGCGAACATGGCGTAGGGGCCGCCGGGGCCGTAGAAGGACTTTCCGGCGGTGACGTCGAAGACTCGGCCCTTTATGGCGACGTATATGGGCTTGGATGGGTCTGTGCCGTTGTATTGGCTTAGCTGCTGCGGTGTGAGCTCCATTGATTTCTTGTGCAGCGTTGATTGTGAGAGAAGGTGAAACGATCAGCACCACCAACTTGCAAGTGGATTACGGAATATTAGTGAAACAAAATAGTTCCTGTGTTTTCTCGCCACTTTCAActccttatttacttatttattttttaatatttcattATCTCAAAAGTCACATCGACCACCACAGTCCAACCACCGACTCCCCAATTGGTGCAGGCTTTCAGCACCAACAGAAATGGGAATAACTTTCTTAGGANNNNNNNNNNNNNNNNNNNNNNNNNNNNNNNNNNNNNNNNNNNNNNNNNNNNNNNNNNNNNNNNNNNNNNNNNNNNNNNNNNNNNNNNNNNNNNNNNNNNNNNNNNNNNNNNNNNNNNNNNNNNNNNNNNNNNNNNNNNNNNNNNNNNNNNNNNNNNNNNNNNNNNNNNTCGAGAAAATTTTTGTTCTTCAAATTAGCTTTAGAAAGTTTTTAATTAAATTGTCCTACCATCACTTCTTTTGTCAATATACCATGTTAAGTCACATCACAACATACCAAATAGTTTTAGTTAAATATTAAcatgataaatttataaaaaaataaatatcaaatcGGTATTTAAAAAATTCTAGTACTAATAAAATAGTATTTACTTTTTGTTATTgataaaataactcaaaaaattttaaaatttgacaaaatacCCAACCATAAAAAAAATAACGTCATAGTGAACAAAAAAAGTTGATGTGGCCGTTCAAAAAGAACTCCAATAATGGCATAGAATTTCAGTGAcgttttccttcttcttcttcgccatAACCGAAGGGTCTTCTTTGCTATGCGGAAGCCGACGCAGTGACGAGGTGCTGCCATGGTAGAGGGAACACGGAAAAAATGCAACGTcgtgttgaagaagaagcagcgacTAACAGAAAATGCGGCGAGGTACTACCATGACGAAAGGAGAAGCAGCAACGTGCCATGGCGATCTGGCGGAACGGGACGCGAAAAGGGACACAGCGgcgtgttgaagaagaagataaataaataaataataaccacaacaaataataataacaaaaaatataataataacatatacggtttaaataataataataataataataataataataataataataataataagtaacataacaacaacaataataataattgttccgAGGTATTACCTAAAACTTAGGTGGATTTGGGTTTAGATGTAAAGTCCAAACATTTTTGGGTGAGAATTTCGACTTGTTCGCTGGAATGATAGTTTATCCGACATCTTTGCCTTGACAATAGTAAGAAGTACTAGGGGTGTGTATGGGCCGgatgaaaccgggtttgatgtgacacagacccgacccgaaatatatatcgGACTTATTTATTAGatccgaacccgaccctagacccgttgaaatctatacactttcgggccacgattataccgggtaaaaaccgggtgaaaaccgggccgttaacattatattaccttgataccttcttctaagctagcatgtgaaaatatccaaattttcaagactctaaccattatttgacatggtaaaattcacttagaaaaatataacaagaaccaactattctctaaaattaaagcataaccataatcaatactaatattgtctaa harbors:
- the LOC107623854 gene encoding probable steroid-binding protein 3; its protein translation is MELTPQQLSQYNGTDPSKPIYVAIKGRVFDVTAGKSFYGPGGPYAMFAGKDASRALAKMSKNDEDVSPSLDGLSEKEIGVLTDWENKFQAKYPVVGRVLN